The segment TCCCGCCGCTGTCGATGCGGTGCGCGCCGAACCAGACGACCGCCACGCTGGAGATGTTCACGACGGTCATCACGACCGGGAACATCAGCGCCATCAGCCGGCCGGTCGCCATCGACACGTCGGTCAGCTCCGCGTTGGCGCCGCGGAACCGCTCCTCCTCGTACTCGTCCTTCACGAACGCCCGGATCACCCGGTTGCCGGTGATCTGCTCGCGCAGCACCCGGTTCACCGTGTCCAGCCGCTCCTGCATCGTCCGGAAGAGCGGCCGCATCTTCCGGACGATCAGGGAGACCGAGATCGCGAGGACCGGCACCACGGCGAGCAGCACGCCCGAGAGCGGCACGTCCTGGCCGAGGGCCATCACGATGCCGCCGACACACATGATGGGCGCGGAGACCATCAGGGTGAACGCCATCAGGACCAGCATCTGGACCTGCTGCACGTCATTGGTCGTACGGGTGATCAGCGAGGGCGCGCCGAAGTGCCCCAGCTCCCGCGCGGAGAACGACTGCACCCGGTCGAAGACGGCGGCACGCACGTCCCGGCCCAGCGCGGACGCGGTGCGGGCGCCGTAGAACACGGCCCCGATGTTGCAGACGACCTGGACGACGGAGACGCCGACCATCAGGGCACCGAAGCGCAGGATGTATCCGGTGTCCCCGTCGACGACACCGTTGTCGATGATGTCCGCGTTCAGGGTCGGCAGGTAGAGGCTCGCGCAGGTCTGCAGGAACTGCAGCAGCACGAGCAGTGCGATGGGTTTTCGATAGGGCGCGAGGTGGGTTCGGAGAAGTCTTATGAGCACGGCTCCACTATCGCCCGCACGCCCTGGACGTTACGACTCGGTTTTGGGGTGCGGGACGAGGCCTGGGGAAGACTTTACGAACGGACGCCCGAGGTACGGCGCCGGGCCCGTGGCCGGGCCCGGGGCGGGGTCACGAACCGAACGCACCCGGGTGGAGCTGGTCCCGGGTCGCCGCGTACTGCCGCCGGACCGCCTGGCCCGCGGACAGGTCCTCGCCCGGCTCCAGGATCTGTGCGGCCGCGCCCTGCCAGGCCGGGGGAGTCGAAGGGGACAGCGTGCCCCGCGCCACCCCGAGCGCCCAGGCGGCCTGTCGGGCCGCACCGAGCGCCGCGTAATCGGCCGGCTGCGGAACGACGACCTGCGCGCCGAACAGCGCGGGCGCGAGCGCCTGCACCGCCGGAAGGGCCGCCGCGGCGCCGAGCAGGAAGACCCGGCGCACCTCGACGCCCCGCCCGCGCAGCACGTCCATGGCGTCGGTGAGCGCGCAGAGCATGCCCTCGAACGCCGCCCGCGCCAGGTGCTCGGGCTTCATCGACTCGCGCCGCAGCCCGCTGAGCGTGCCCGCGGTGTGCGGCAGGTTCGGGGTCCGCTCGCCCTCCAGATAGGGCAGCAGGACGAGCCCGGAGGCGCCCGGCGTCGACTTCAGGGCCAGCGCGGACAGCTCTTCGAGCGAGTCCACGCCCAGCATCTCGGCGGTGCCGCGCAGCGCCCGTACCGCGTTGGAGGTGTGGACGACGGGCAGGTGCATGCCGGTGGCGTCGGCGAAGGAGGTGATCATGCCGCCGGGGTCGGCGAGGGCCTCGTGGTGGACGGCCATCACGGAGCCGGAGGCGCCGAGCGAGACCACCGCGTCGCCGGGGCCGAGCCCGAGGCCCAGCGCGGCGGCCATCGTCTCGCCCGTACCGGCGGAGATGAGGAGCCCCTCGGGCGTGGTGCCGGCCGCGTCGGCCGGGCCGAGGACCTCGGGCAGCACGGCCTGGTGGCCGAGGGCCAGCTCGACGAGGTCGGGGCGGTACGTGCCGGTGCGGGCCGACCAGTAGCCGGTGCCGGAGGCGGCGCCGCGGTCGGTGGTGCGCCGGGCGGGCCGGCCGAGGAGCTGCCACACCAGCCAGTCGTGCGGCTGGAGGACCATCGCGATCCGCCGGGCGTGCTCGGGTTCGGTGCGGGCCAGCCAGCGCAGCTTGGCGACCGGCTGCCCGGCGCCGGGCACGGAGCCGACGGCCTCGGCCCAGGCCTGACGTCCGCCGAGGGATTCGACGAGGTCGGCGGCGGCGACCTGGGCCCGCTTGTCGTTGCGGACGAGCGCGGGCCGCACCAGGCCGCCCTGCGCGTCGAGCGGTACGAGTCCGTGCTGCTGCGCGGACACGCCGATGGCCTGCACGCCCTCCAGGAGCCCGCCGGTGGCGGCCTCCCCGAGCGAGAGCAGCCAGGTCTGCGGGTCGACGTCCACGGCCTTGGGTTCGCCCGGGTGAGGGGCGTATCCCTGCCGCAGTACGGCACCCGTGTCCGTGTCACAGACGACGATGCGTGTGAACTCCGCTGAGCTGTCGAGTCCTGCGACTATCCCCATGACACATGATTCTGCCGCACGCGGGGCGGTTCAGGTGTTGCTGGTGCCCCACTCGTCTTCCTCGACCTTCCCGTTGGCCGCGCCGCGCCCGCGCAGCGCCTGGAACCGGTCGGTCACGGAGGACGGCAGCCGGTCGCCCACCTTGTCGCCCACGGCGTGCGCGGCCTTGCCCGCGACCTGCCGCCCGGTCTGGGCGGCGGACTCGGCGGCGTTGCGCACGGCCGGGTTCTGCGCGAACTCCCTCGCGGACTTCTTCATCTGCTCGTAGCGCTCGCGTCCGGCCCGCGTGCCGACCACGTAACCGAGGGCGAGTCCTACGACGAACGTCAGCTTGTATCGCATGGCCACCACCTTCCCTGGAGAGCTTCCCTGATGCACCGCGGTGCCCAGGCGGTGCCCGCGGCGATACCGATTGGCGGAGCACCCCCCTGCTTGCGCTAATGTATGTCTCGCAGCGAGCGAGCGCCCTCCCGGTTCAGCCGGACTGGGTACGTTCGGTGCAACGCAGCAATCCCCTGTAGCTCAATTGGCAGAGCAGCCGGCT is part of the Streptomyces sp. NBC_00250 genome and harbors:
- a CDS encoding FGGY family carbohydrate kinase, with the translated sequence MGIVAGLDSSAEFTRIVVCDTDTGAVLRQGYAPHPGEPKAVDVDPQTWLLSLGEAATGGLLEGVQAIGVSAQQHGLVPLDAQGGLVRPALVRNDKRAQVAAADLVESLGGRQAWAEAVGSVPGAGQPVAKLRWLARTEPEHARRIAMVLQPHDWLVWQLLGRPARRTTDRGAASGTGYWSARTGTYRPDLVELALGHQAVLPEVLGPADAAGTTPEGLLISAGTGETMAAALGLGLGPGDAVVSLGASGSVMAVHHEALADPGGMITSFADATGMHLPVVHTSNAVRALRGTAEMLGVDSLEELSALALKSTPGASGLVLLPYLEGERTPNLPHTAGTLSGLRRESMKPEHLARAAFEGMLCALTDAMDVLRGRGVEVRRVFLLGAAAALPAVQALAPALFGAQVVVPQPADYAALGAARQAAWALGVARGTLSPSTPPAWQGAAAQILEPGEDLSAGQAVRRQYAATRDQLHPGAFGS
- a CDS encoding YtxH domain-containing protein, translating into MRYKLTFVVGLALGYVVGTRAGRERYEQMKKSAREFAQNPAVRNAAESAAQTGRQVAGKAAHAVGDKVGDRLPSSVTDRFQALRGRGAANGKVEEDEWGTSNT